TTAAAAATGTTAAAATAACCTCAAAGTTACGTCGATTTTGCGAATGTAAGGATTATAAAGTTATTTTTGTAGCAATTGCATTTTTACGACCGTTTACCTATTAAACCATTGGAGTTAAAAGATGTCTATAGGATATAAAACCACAAATTATAGTGAAAGGAAAGAGCTATGAAAAGTAAGCCAAAAATAATACAGGGTGCGATGTTGGTAGGAGCACTATCATTAGGTGCTTGTGCTACCAGTCAATATGCCCAGAATACTTTTCAGGATGATGTATATGGAGGAAAGAGCAAAGCACAGGAAGTAGCTTACCGCAGTCCGGATTATTACGATGAATATGCTGAACCTGCTGAGGATTATGACGAATATGGTTACGATGAGTATGCCGATTCGGATAGCAGCGCCTATGCAGACGAATATTACGACGATCAGAATACCAGCTATTATGACGACGAATATGCCGATAGCTATGGCGATGCATATGCTGATGAATATGATGATTATGAGTATGCCAACCGCATCAACAGATTCCAATATGCTACCCCGGGAATGACCTATTACGACCCGTTTTTTGACCCATGGATGGGCATGGGCTTTGGCATGGGCATGGGACCTGGTTGGGGCATGGGCCTCGGTTGGAGAGGTGGCTGGGGCATGGGCTTCGGCATGGGCATGGGCTTTGGCTGGGGCGGCATGTGGGGTAACCCATACTGGGCCGGCGGCTGGGGCGGCTGGGGTTCTCCCTGGTGGGGTCCTTATTCCTACTTCGGCGGCGGCTGGGGCTGGGGCGGCGGTATGTGGGGCGGCGGCTGGGGCTGGGGTCCTGGTTGGGGCTGGGGAGGCGGTGTCTCCAGAAGAAATTATGCTCCCAGACCATATGCCACAAATGCATTTAATTCAAGGGGATCCATTATTAGGAGAAATACAGGTGTTGGTGCTAGGATGACCGGAGGGAGATCAAGTACAGCCAATACGGGAGGTAGACCAGCAGTTAATAACAGAGGTGTTGGCGCAAGAGCTACCGGTAATGCGCCGCGCGCAACCAGATCTGCTAGCGGAACTCGGGAAACCGCGAGACCAGCTACAGGTACCAGGCCATCAACAGCTAGGCCAGGAGGAACAGCTAGACCATCCGCCAGACCAGGAGGTACTGCTAGGCCTTCGGGATCTAACAGACCGACCTCAGTACGTCCGGGAGGTGCAAATAGACCCTCATCCGGTACGGCGAGACCTCAAAGTAGGCCTTCAGGTTCTGTCAGACCTTCAGGTGGTCAGTCTCGTCCGACTGCAAGACCGAGCGCACCACCACCTTCTTCAAGACCAACCTCCGTATCACCAGGTAGGTCATCAGGAGGCTTTGGCGGCGGTGGCGTTAGCCGCGGCGGCGGCGGTGGATCCGTCGGCGGAGGAGCCCGTGGTGGTGGCGGTAGAGGCCGATAATTATAGTAAGGCAAATACCAATACAGTACATTTTCAAAGGCCGACTATTGTTATAAAATGAAAGATCAAGTTAATAGCATTAGTCGGCTTATTTAATTATAAAATCATTATTAACGAAGCAAGCTATATTTAATATGAAAAGCAAAAGAATTGCAATATTGTGTCTTCTTTTGGGAGGGTTTTGTACGTCCCAGGCGCAGAATCTGGAAGAATCGCTCTTATTTTCGCAAAATGAGCAAGGTGCTACTGCACGCTTCCGGGCAATGGGGAATGCACAGACTTCTTTGGGGGGAGACTTAAGCAATATTTCAGGTAATCCCGCAGGTTTAGGTTTTTTTAACAGTTCTGATATCAGCCTTTCTCTCGATTATTTCGGCGACCGTAACAAAGCTACTTATTTTGGCAACCCAACGACCTCCACGGCCGACCGCGTAGGCATTAACCAATTCGGAATTGTGTTTAACCTGCCCAATATGCGCGCAAGAGGCAGCAGCGATCTAGATCGTGGATGGTTAAATTTCAATGTCGGTATCGGCTATACTAAAACTAACAGTTTTCATTCTAAACTAAATTATGCCGGTATAAACCCAAACACCAGCATAGCGGATTTCTTTGTAGATCAAGCTTATGAAGGATCTTTTCTCGGCGACATCGGTTGGGATATGGGTTTGTACGATCAAGTAGGACAAAACAACCCTTATTATGCGATGACCAGTTTGGATAATGATCAAGGGGTAATGAACGCTTACTCCGGCACCCAATCGGAAGTCAATTTCTCTGTTGGAGCGAATTACAGCAATCGCTTCTACCTTGGTGCTTCACTGGGATTATCAAGCATTAGTTATAACGCCAATACGCATTTCTACGAAGACGGATTTATCGCTGGAGAAGATAATCTTCAGGATCCCGGACCGGGCGAACAACCTTCCCGTTTCCTGGAAGAGGATGGTTATAATGAGTTACTAAATTCGGCTTTCAGTTATGATCAGCAAATATGGTCAAGAACGAGAGGAACCGGAGTAAACCTGAAATTGGGAGCGATTTACCGGGCATCAGATATCATCAGAATTGGGTTGTCTGCGACTACCCCTACCTGGTATCGCATGTCTGACAGTTATGACGATTTTTACGGTATTGCGAACTTTAATGCCAACGGTGGTGAAATTTCTTCATATGAAGATTCACAAGTTGATGTATATTCGGAATATAATTTACGTACACCGTATCGTTTAAATGGCGGTATTTCTGCCGTATTCGACAGAGGGTTAATAACTGCAGACGTTGAATTTGTAGATCATAAAAGTATCCGATTGTCAAACACCGACAATCTGTTGGAAATGCAATTTAACGAAAATGTAGCCGCCAATTATCAAGGGGCTTTCAACTATAAAGTGGGTGGAGAGCTTATGATTGTCCCCGAGTTTTTATTAAGGGCCGGTTACAATCGTCAGGGAAACCCTTACCAAAATGCAGATTATAAAGCACAATCATTTTCTGGAGGTTTAGGTTTCCGCTTTGGCAATTACTATGTAGATGCTACTTACCAACATTGGAGACAAGACTATAGCGCTGCTCCTTATACATTCACAGAAGAAATAAACCTAGCTGCTCCTATTGCCGATGTAAGAAATTCAAGGAACAATGTTTTCTTAACCATTGGTGCTAAATTTTAAAATTAACAATTAAATTTTCAATAAAACAGCGTTTGATAGAACATGATCAAACGCTGTTTTTTTATCGCGATCTTCCTTGAACTACGGGTGATGGAGGTGGAAATTATGCATAAAACCGCCATTTTGCTCTATTACTTAAAGGCAGATACAAATAGCTT
This Olivibacter sp. SDN3 DNA region includes the following protein-coding sequences:
- a CDS encoding OmpP1/FadL family transporter, translated to MKSKRIAILCLLLGGFCTSQAQNLEESLLFSQNEQGATARFRAMGNAQTSLGGDLSNISGNPAGLGFFNSSDISLSLDYFGDRNKATYFGNPTTSTADRVGINQFGIVFNLPNMRARGSSDLDRGWLNFNVGIGYTKTNSFHSKLNYAGINPNTSIADFFVDQAYEGSFLGDIGWDMGLYDQVGQNNPYYAMTSLDNDQGVMNAYSGTQSEVNFSVGANYSNRFYLGASLGLSSISYNANTHFYEDGFIAGEDNLQDPGPGEQPSRFLEEDGYNELLNSAFSYDQQIWSRTRGTGVNLKLGAIYRASDIIRIGLSATTPTWYRMSDSYDDFYGIANFNANGGEISSYEDSQVDVYSEYNLRTPYRLNGGISAVFDRGLITADVEFVDHKSIRLSNTDNLLEMQFNENVAANYQGAFNYKVGGELMIVPEFLLRAGYNRQGNPYQNADYKAQSFSGGLGFRFGNYYVDATYQHWRQDYSAAPYTFTEEINLAAPIADVRNSRNNVFLTIGAKF